A single region of the Lotus japonicus ecotype B-129 chromosome 4, LjGifu_v1.2 genome encodes:
- the LOC130712675 gene encoding uncharacterized protein LOC130712675 has translation MRFAATSRSGPTAPPPPPTPSLPSPPTSPEQRRSPEQSPVVSGRETQAPQAPISSQDWRRLISSIDDIRQQNDYLQEQLEYYRYEQQDEGEREAEAVAEFEPFSAAVREVAIPDNMKNIVLETYSGKEDPKEHLLYFNTKMVISAASDAVKYRMFLATFKGTTMTWFTTLPRGSITNFRDFLSKFLVQFSASKTKQVTIEDLYNVRQSEGETLKQYVKRFSAASVKIEESEPNACARAFKNGLQPGKLKSKPSRKSPKSMAEVRARANTYILDEEDDAFKRRRAKVEKDGDQRDVSPEDKASKDKAEGSKRRDRKVRTAEKTTKDPLYPRKDRFERRRPGTRLTLASVESRERV, from the coding sequence ATGCGCTTCGCCGCCACGTCGCGTTCGGGGCCGACCGCGCCACCTCCGCCTCCAACACCTTCGCTGCCTTCTCCACCAACATCACCAGAACAAAGAAGGTCGCCAGAGCAGTCACCTGTGGTTTCGGGAAGAGAGACGCAAGCACCTCAAGCTCCGATCTCCAGCCAAGATTGGAGACGCTTGATCAGCAGCATCGACGATATAAGGCAACAGAACGACTATCTTCAGGAGCAGCTAGAGTACTATCGTTACGAGCAGCAGGACGAAGGAGAGCGCGAGGCAGAGGCTGTGGCAGAATTCGAGCCATTTTCAGCAGCGGTGAGGGAAGTGGCcattccagataatatgaagAATATAGTCCTCGAAACATACAGCGGAAAAGAAGATCCTAAGGAACACCTACTGTATTTCAATACAAAGATGGTGATTAGCGCCGCTTCAGACGCAGTCAAGTACAGAATGTTTCTAGCAACTTTTAAAGGTACAACAATGACGTGGTTCACAACTCTTCCACGAGGATCCATCACCAACTTCCGAGATTTTTTGTCCAAATTCCTCGTCCAGTTCTCAGCAAGCAAGACTAAGCAAGTGACGATCGAGGACTTGTACAACGTGCGTCAGTCTGAAGGAGAGACTCTGAAACAATACGTGAAACGATTCAGTGCTGCGTCGGTAAAGATTGAGGAGTCGGAGCCGAATGCCTGTGCCCGGGCCTTCAAGAACGGTCTACAACCTGGGAAGCTAAAAAGCAAACCGAGTCGTAAGTCGCCCAAATCGATGGCGGAGGTGCGCGCGCGGGCGAACACGTACATCCTTGATGaagaggacgacgctttcaagcGAAGAAGAGCAAAGGTGGAAAAGGATGGTGATCAAAGGGACGTGTCGCCAGAGGATAAAGCGAGCAAAGACAAGGCTGAAGGGAGTAAAAGGCGAGACAGGAAAGTCCGGACAGCGGAAAAGACAACGAAAGATCCCTTGTATCCGAGGAAGGACAGATTCGAGCGTCGCCGGCCTGGCACCAGGCTGACTCTCGCCAGCGTGGAGAGTCGGGAAAGAGTCTAA